The proteins below are encoded in one region of Terriglobia bacterium:
- a CDS encoding NAD+ synthase: MKIALGQINPTIGDFTGNSKKIIESSRQALALGAEMVLFPELAVCGYPPRDLLEKPAFVERNQKVINEIAQAVPQITIVCGFVSPAKVETGKSVMNSAAVLRQGAVQFVQSKMLLPTYDVFDEMRYFDPAESQKLLPLAGKEFALTICEDAWNDKHFWPRRLYRVDPVDELLHAGGNMVLNISASPFHLGKRELRRQMLATIARDNKVPVLFVNQIGGNDSLIFDGSSMAIAPNGEIVAQAKSFEEDLVIFDSETMQGDMHEQTTVGIPSAYAALALGTRDYVRKCGFSKVVIGLSGGIDSALTAAIAVDALGKENVTGIAMPSQYSSEHSIKDARELACKLGIRFEVIAIGDIFDGYRKALTPLFAGMREDVAEENLQSRIRGNILMAFSNKFGALVLTTGNKSEVGVGYCTLYGDMVGGLGVISDVPKTMVYELSRYVNSLRPVIPQSTIDKPPSAELRPGQKDSDTLPPYEVLDNILEDYVEDYRTAEQIAADRGYDVRLVRDVIRMIERSEYKRQQAAPGLKITPKAFGLGRRFPIAQKSEV, from the coding sequence GTGAAGATTGCTCTCGGGCAGATCAACCCAACGATAGGTGATTTCACCGGTAATTCCAAAAAGATCATAGAGTCTTCGCGCCAGGCCCTTGCGCTGGGCGCGGAGATGGTCCTCTTTCCTGAACTGGCTGTCTGTGGCTATCCCCCGCGCGACCTCCTGGAAAAACCCGCGTTTGTCGAGCGCAACCAGAAGGTGATCAATGAGATTGCGCAAGCCGTTCCGCAAATCACCATCGTCTGTGGTTTTGTGTCGCCCGCAAAGGTGGAAACCGGCAAGTCTGTGATGAATTCCGCAGCGGTGCTGCGGCAGGGCGCGGTGCAATTTGTCCAGTCGAAAATGCTGCTGCCCACCTACGATGTTTTCGACGAGATGCGTTACTTTGATCCCGCTGAATCGCAAAAACTGCTTCCACTGGCGGGCAAGGAATTCGCGCTCACCATCTGTGAAGATGCGTGGAATGACAAGCACTTCTGGCCTCGCCGCCTGTACCGTGTAGATCCGGTGGACGAACTTCTCCACGCCGGAGGCAACATGGTGCTGAACATTTCCGCGTCGCCTTTCCATCTGGGAAAACGAGAGCTGCGCCGCCAGATGCTGGCCACCATCGCGCGCGACAACAAAGTGCCGGTCCTGTTCGTGAATCAGATTGGAGGGAATGACAGCCTGATCTTTGATGGATCCAGCATGGCCATCGCGCCGAATGGCGAAATTGTGGCTCAGGCAAAATCCTTTGAGGAAGATCTGGTTATCTTCGATTCTGAAACCATGCAGGGCGACATGCATGAGCAGACCACCGTGGGCATTCCGAGCGCCTACGCTGCTCTTGCCCTTGGGACACGAGATTACGTCCGCAAGTGCGGCTTCAGCAAAGTTGTGATTGGCTTGAGCGGAGGCATTGATTCAGCTCTTACGGCGGCGATTGCGGTGGATGCTCTGGGCAAAGAGAATGTGACTGGCATTGCGATGCCCAGCCAGTACTCTTCCGAGCACAGCATCAAGGATGCGCGTGAGCTGGCGTGCAAGCTGGGAATCCGTTTTGAGGTAATTGCCATTGGTGACATTTTTGATGGCTACCGCAAGGCCCTGACGCCGTTATTTGCCGGCATGCGGGAAGATGTTGCGGAAGAGAACCTCCAATCGCGCATCCGCGGCAACATCCTCATGGCGTTTTCCAACAAGTTCGGCGCACTGGTGCTCACGACCGGAAACAAATCAGAAGTTGGAGTAGGCTATTGCACGTTGTATGGAGATATGGTGGGTGGACTCGGTGTGATTTCGGATGTTCCCAAGACCATGGTTTACGAACTGAGCCGCTACGTGAACTCGCTTAGGCCGGTCATTCCGCAATCGACGATTGATAAACCTCCGTCCGCCGAACTACGCCCCGGGCAGAAGGACTCTGATACACTGCCGCCGTACGAAGTTCTGGACAATATTCTTGAGGATTACGTTGAGGATTACCGCACTGCGGAACAGATCGCTGCGGACCGCGGCTACGATGTTCGGCTGGTTCGTGACGTGATCCGCATGATCGAGCGCAGTGAATACAAGCGCCAGCAGGCGGCGCCGGGACTAAAAATTACGCCGAAGGCCTTTGGCCTTGGCCGCCGTTTTCCAATCGCACAAAAATCGGAAGTGTAA
- a CDS encoding DsbA family protein yields MTKLMTTALLTFILLAFGGANAQTAPAKKQTASPKKSATQTASAAASPQSTQKKAALPTMEEVEASMKRSFGYDPGVSWQIFDIRESSIPGLAEILVSMNKQPPVHLYLAPGSQTAIAGQMIPFGPDPFAAARANLKGAFGPSRGGQNPPIEIIEFSDLECPHCKVAQPVLAKLFADFPQVRFIFQQFPLPASLHPWALKAAQYADCAGQMDKDAFWKYVDSIFENQGGIALATADDKLKELAIAAGYDAQKISTCAASPETDARIKKSQALGATLDVNETPTVFINGRRVPGIANIPYENLKQLVQFEIDHAGK; encoded by the coding sequence ATGACCAAATTAATGACCACAGCTCTCTTAACCTTCATTCTTCTCGCTTTCGGCGGGGCGAACGCTCAAACCGCTCCCGCGAAAAAGCAAACCGCTTCGCCCAAAAAATCGGCAACCCAGACCGCTAGCGCCGCTGCGTCGCCACAAAGCACGCAAAAGAAAGCAGCCCTGCCCACCATGGAGGAGGTAGAAGCCTCCATGAAACGGAGCTTCGGCTATGATCCGGGCGTTAGCTGGCAAATATTTGATATCCGCGAATCAAGCATTCCAGGGCTTGCGGAAATTCTGGTGTCCATGAACAAGCAACCGCCGGTGCATCTCTATCTGGCTCCGGGATCCCAGACCGCGATTGCCGGACAGATGATTCCTTTTGGCCCCGACCCGTTTGCCGCGGCGCGCGCCAATCTTAAAGGCGCGTTTGGCCCCAGCCGCGGCGGCCAGAATCCGCCGATTGAGATCATTGAGTTCAGTGACCTGGAGTGCCCGCATTGCAAAGTGGCGCAGCCCGTTCTGGCAAAACTTTTTGCGGATTTCCCCCAGGTGCGGTTCATCTTCCAGCAGTTTCCTTTGCCCGCCAGCTTGCATCCGTGGGCGTTGAAAGCCGCGCAGTACGCCGACTGCGCGGGACAAATGGACAAGGATGCATTCTGGAAATACGTGGATTCCATCTTCGAAAACCAGGGCGGGATTGCGCTGGCCACGGCCGATGACAAATTGAAGGAACTTGCCATTGCGGCCGGCTACGATGCACAGAAAATCTCTACCTGTGCAGCTTCGCCGGAAACGGATGCCCGCATCAAGAAATCACAGGCGCTGGGCGCGACCCTGGACGTTAATGAGACGCCTACGGTTTTCATCAATGGCCGCAGGGTCCCGGGCATCGCCAACATTCCGTATGAGAATCTGAAACAGCTTGTGCAGTTTGAAATCGATCACGCAGGGAAGTAA
- a CDS encoding type II and III secretion system protein has translation MKTLFAILSLFICIACMAADKPKSVGTPLVSKEDKKNAEKEFKNAQDLQRAGKPDDALIAVLKAQELMPGNVEFMTMGEMLRQQIVGDHMEAGNHLAAAGDPAGAAQRFRMALAIDPQNAYAAQRLRDVEPPDGDAEHKHVLQLLASVDQINLQPQPGRKSFHLQGDTRQLYTQIGAAFGISMQFDQNLASRVIRFDLDNVDFYTATDIAGKMTKSFWSPISSHDAMVASDTVETRKQYERLALRTFYVGNVSAQTDLNDLVNVMRTILDMKLVSIQPSQNTITVRAPREQVEEAASLLDNLMDAKPEMSLEVTEYEIDTDGLRDMGLNLPTSFQVFNIPSEIRRVLGSDAQSVIDQLNRTGTIDPSTISPSALANLAGSPLLGPFLVFGKGKGLTGVTAPPITAKLSFNSSIATNLEAMTLRAIDGEAATFRVGTKFPIVNSTFSNVALSTRGQIQVGNTPQFTYEDLGITLKVTPHYHSNGDITLVTDLKIQGLGTLQINSIPDITSRSYVGTITVHDGEPSVIMGLMSEQELRSVQGFPILSNLPVLKNVLSSTSKERIHNEILIIITPHVVRKPFHDRGSSVFWNVGP, from the coding sequence ATGAAAACCTTGTTCGCCATCTTGTCGCTGTTTATCTGCATCGCCTGCATGGCCGCGGATAAACCCAAGTCCGTCGGGACTCCCCTGGTTTCCAAAGAAGACAAAAAAAATGCGGAAAAAGAATTCAAGAATGCGCAGGACTTGCAGCGGGCAGGCAAGCCCGACGACGCTCTCATAGCAGTACTTAAAGCCCAGGAGCTCATGCCTGGCAACGTGGAATTTATGACCATGGGCGAAATGCTGCGGCAGCAGATCGTCGGCGATCACATGGAAGCGGGAAACCATCTGGCCGCGGCGGGCGACCCCGCGGGCGCTGCACAGCGCTTTCGCATGGCGCTGGCTATTGACCCGCAGAATGCTTATGCTGCCCAGCGCTTGCGTGACGTGGAGCCGCCAGATGGCGACGCCGAACACAAACACGTGCTGCAATTGCTCGCCTCGGTGGACCAGATCAACCTGCAACCTCAGCCGGGAAGAAAGAGTTTTCATCTCCAGGGCGATACCCGGCAGCTCTATACCCAGATTGGCGCCGCTTTTGGCATCTCCATGCAATTTGACCAGAACCTGGCCAGCCGGGTCATTCGCTTTGACCTGGATAACGTAGATTTCTACACAGCAACTGACATTGCGGGCAAAATGACAAAGTCTTTCTGGTCTCCCATTTCCAGCCATGACGCCATGGTGGCCAGCGACACGGTCGAGACCAGAAAGCAATATGAGCGGCTGGCGTTGCGTACTTTTTACGTCGGCAATGTATCTGCGCAGACGGACCTGAACGATCTTGTCAATGTGATGCGCACCATCCTGGACATGAAGCTGGTCAGCATTCAGCCGAGCCAAAATACCATCACTGTGCGCGCACCCCGGGAACAGGTGGAAGAAGCGGCGAGCCTGCTTGATAACTTGATGGACGCCAAGCCTGAGATGTCGCTTGAGGTGACGGAATATGAAATCGATACCGACGGTCTGCGGGACATGGGCCTGAACCTGCCGACCAGCTTTCAGGTATTCAACATCCCTTCAGAAATCCGGCGAGTGCTGGGCTCAGACGCGCAAAGCGTCATCGATCAGCTGAACCGCACCGGAACCATTGATCCCAGCACCATTTCGCCATCAGCGCTGGCAAATCTGGCAGGCTCTCCTCTGCTGGGGCCGTTTCTGGTTTTCGGCAAAGGCAAGGGATTGACGGGGGTCACCGCTCCTCCGATCACTGCGAAGCTGTCCTTTAATTCCTCCATCGCTACCAATCTGGAGGCGATGACGCTACGAGCCATTGACGGTGAGGCCGCCACATTTCGCGTCGGCACAAAATTTCCTATCGTAAACAGCACATTCAGCAATGTAGCGCTCAGCACACGCGGTCAGATACAGGTAGGAAACACGCCGCAGTTCACCTATGAAGATCTGGGAATAACCCTGAAAGTAACTCCGCACTACCACTCGAACGGCGATATAACGCTGGTGACAGACCTTAAAATTCAAGGCCTGGGAACGCTACAGATCAACAGCATTCCGGACATTACCAGCCGTTCTTATGTTGGAACCATCACTGTGCATGATGGCGAGCCATCCGTAATTATGGGATTGATGAGTGAGCAGGAGCTGCGGTCCGTTCAGGGCTTCCCCATTCTCAGCAACCTTCCCGTGTTGAAAAATGTGTTAAGTTCAACCTCAAAAGAGCGCATCCACAATGAAATACTGATTATTATTACGCCGCACGTGGTGCGTAAGCCGTTTCATGATCGCGGCAGCAGCGTCTTCTGGAACGTAGGACCGTAG
- a CDS encoding HAD hydrolase-like protein, whose translation MRPGFRWDSSDAFLFDIDGTLLNSRDAVHYFAFRTAIREVLGIEASIEGVPVHGNTDVGILRAVLQRAGLRDRAIDKHMPQIVARMSAEVQQNHEHLNPELCPSVLELIKYLQDQGKLLGAASGNLETVGWLKLEKAKLRPSFAFGSFSFPREMRAEIFQHGIDLARQRLSEQASVTVVGDTPSDIEAARKVGVPVIAIATGIYSFAQLQAHNPDACFACGTDLLAFTG comes from the coding sequence GTGCGTCCCGGATTCCGCTGGGACAGCTCCGATGCTTTTCTCTTCGATATTGACGGCACGCTGCTTAACAGCCGGGACGCGGTCCACTATTTTGCCTTCCGCACGGCCATACGCGAAGTCCTTGGGATTGAAGCCAGTATTGAGGGCGTGCCCGTTCACGGAAACACCGACGTAGGTATCCTGCGCGCCGTATTGCAACGTGCAGGCCTGCGCGACCGTGCCATTGATAAGCACATGCCGCAGATTGTGGCCCGGATGTCCGCCGAAGTGCAGCAAAACCACGAGCATCTGAATCCTGAGCTTTGCCCATCAGTTCTGGAACTGATCAAATATCTTCAAGACCAGGGCAAGCTGTTGGGAGCGGCTTCAGGAAATCTGGAAACGGTGGGCTGGCTCAAGCTGGAAAAAGCCAAATTGAGGCCCTCATTCGCATTTGGGTCATTTTCCTTTCCGCGAGAGATGCGTGCAGAAATCTTCCAGCACGGAATTGATCTGGCACGTCAGCGCCTGAGCGAGCAAGCATCTGTGACTGTAGTAGGGGATACGCCGTCCGATATTGAGGCGGCACGGAAAGTGGGCGTACCGGTGATTGCGATCGCGACCGGCATTTACTCTTTTGCCCAGCTTCAGGCCCATAATCCCGACGCATGCTTTGCCTGCGGCACTGATTTGCTGGCATTTACCGGTTGA
- a CDS encoding histidine kinase: MKDQLEALVAQMYSSGILYSEAVREFKKRFIMNVLQQNRGNQCKAARELGMHRNTLSRTITELKLDVRQLRDGGRRPVRSEKPALLDKQKLVR; the protein is encoded by the coding sequence GTGAAGGACCAGCTCGAAGCACTCGTAGCGCAAATGTATAGCAGCGGCATTCTCTACTCTGAAGCCGTGCGGGAATTTAAGAAGCGCTTCATCATGAACGTCCTGCAGCAGAACCGGGGAAACCAGTGCAAAGCCGCCCGTGAATTGGGCATGCACCGTAACACACTCAGCCGGACGATCACTGAGTTGAAGCTGGATGTGCGCCAGCTCCGCGATGGTGGAAGGCGGCCTGTACGGAGCGAAAAGCCGGCGCTGCTGGACAAACAAAAGCTGGTTCGCTAG
- a CDS encoding CvpA family protein, with amino-acid sequence MNALDWIILVIMLLSALLAAAQGFFFEVICLAGAVVGYLLAAWGYGKLSPWYLQYVKLPAFADLAGFLTIFVSVVLLAGALARIARWMVHEAGLRSVDRALGAAFGFVRGMVIVTAGLMAITAFVPESKQLSGSQLAGYFLVAGRGASWLAPSDVREKFRAGIIKLRGGPSPGATKK; translated from the coding sequence ATGAATGCGCTTGATTGGATCATCCTCGTGATCATGCTCTTATCGGCCCTTCTGGCAGCGGCCCAGGGGTTCTTTTTTGAAGTTATCTGCCTGGCAGGTGCAGTGGTGGGGTATTTGCTGGCGGCGTGGGGGTACGGCAAGCTTTCCCCGTGGTATTTGCAGTACGTCAAGTTGCCCGCATTTGCGGACTTGGCGGGCTTTCTTACGATTTTTGTGTCGGTGGTCCTGCTGGCGGGCGCTCTTGCAAGGATAGCCCGCTGGATGGTGCACGAAGCAGGACTCCGATCCGTTGATCGCGCGCTGGGAGCGGCGTTTGGTTTTGTTCGCGGCATGGTGATCGTGACTGCCGGGTTAATGGCGATTACGGCTTTTGTACCTGAGTCGAAACAGCTGTCTGGCTCACAACTGGCAGGATACTTTCTGGTGGCGGGACGTGGCGCAAGCTGGCTGGCGCCGTCCGATGTCCGCGAGAAGTTTCGCGCTGGAATCATCAAACTCCGCGGTGGGCCCAGTCCGGGAGCGACAAAGAAGTGA
- a CDS encoding phosphoribosylaminoimidazolesuccinocarboxamide synthase, translated as MTSQSAQSRILLQTDFPELTLHARGKVRDLYNLNGQLLFVATDRISAFDYVLATGIPEKGRVLTQLSLFWFDFLKDVVKNHLVTASVDQYPAPLKKYADDLRGRSMLVTKAQMIDIECVARGYLSGSGWKEYQQTGAVCGIKLPAGLKESDKLPEPIFTPATKALSGHDENISIEEMAKRTGKEMAEKLRDLTLKIYKTAADYAAGRGIIIADTKFEFGQTSQGLILADEVLTPDSSRFWPADKYAPGKAQESFDKQFVRDYLEAIKWNKQPPAPSLPEDVARKTSEKYIEAYRILAGRELPAG; from the coding sequence ATGACAAGTCAAAGCGCACAAAGCCGAATTCTTCTACAGACAGATTTTCCTGAACTTACACTCCATGCTCGCGGCAAGGTACGCGATTTATACAATCTGAACGGACAACTTCTGTTCGTCGCCACCGATCGCATCTCAGCGTTCGATTATGTTCTGGCCACAGGTATCCCGGAAAAAGGGCGCGTGCTCACGCAGCTCTCGCTTTTCTGGTTTGATTTCCTGAAAGATGTGGTCAAGAACCATCTGGTCACGGCCAGCGTTGACCAGTATCCTGCTCCGCTAAAGAAATATGCCGATGACCTGCGCGGCCGCTCCATGCTGGTAACCAAAGCGCAGATGATTGACATTGAATGCGTGGCGCGCGGATATCTTTCCGGGTCGGGTTGGAAAGAGTACCAGCAGACCGGCGCGGTCTGCGGCATTAAGCTCCCGGCAGGCCTTAAAGAATCTGACAAGCTGCCTGAACCGATCTTTACGCCTGCCACCAAGGCGCTGAGCGGCCACGATGAAAATATCTCGATCGAGGAAATGGCCAAGCGCACGGGAAAAGAGATGGCAGAGAAGTTGCGCGATTTAACGTTAAAGATTTATAAGACGGCAGCCGACTATGCAGCCGGTCGCGGCATCATAATCGCGGATACCAAATTCGAGTTCGGGCAGACGTCTCAGGGCCTCATCCTGGCGGATGAAGTCCTTACACCGGACTCATCGCGTTTCTGGCCGGCCGATAAATATGCGCCAGGCAAAGCGCAGGAATCCTTTGACAAGCAGTTTGTTCGCGATTATCTGGAGGCAATCAAGTGGAACAAGCAGCCTCCTGCGCCTTCATTGCCGGAAGATGTTGCGCGGAAGACCAGCGAGAAGTACATAGAGGCATACAGGATTTTAGCGGGACGCGAGCTGCCCGCAGGTTGA
- a CDS encoding L,D-transpeptidase family protein: MTLLNGGKVLKTYKVALGSVPIGPKRVEGDHKTPEGDYMIDAKNQHSQFHLSLHISYPSAADQQRARSLGARPGGAIMIHGLARPFAYLGPLHRQTDWTDGCIAVTNAEIEEIWKLVPVGTTVEIRP; encoded by the coding sequence ATGACCCTGCTCAACGGGGGCAAAGTTCTCAAGACCTATAAAGTGGCTCTTGGATCGGTCCCTATCGGCCCGAAACGGGTTGAGGGCGATCATAAAACACCCGAGGGCGATTACATGATCGATGCAAAGAACCAGCATAGCCAGTTCCATTTGTCGCTACACATCTCCTATCCCAGCGCGGCAGATCAACAAAGGGCGCGCAGCCTCGGTGCACGACCAGGCGGCGCAATCATGATTCATGGACTCGCCAGGCCATTTGCCTATCTGGGGCCATTGCACCGCCAAACCGACTGGACCGATGGCTGCATCGCCGTCACCAACGCTGAGATTGAAGAAATCTGGAAGCTGGTTCCGGTGGGAACCACTGTCGAGATCCGCCCGTAG